Proteins encoded together in one Callospermophilus lateralis isolate mCalLat2 unplaced genomic scaffold, mCalLat2.hap1 Scaffold_63, whole genome shotgun sequence window:
- the LOC143389626 gene encoding LOW QUALITY PROTEIN: autism susceptibility gene 2 protein-like (The sequence of the model RefSeq protein was modified relative to this genomic sequence to represent the inferred CDS: deleted 2 bases in 1 codon; substituted 1 base at 1 genomic stop codon), translating to MTNTDTAPGDLASDASSEKLFNTVIVNKDSELGVGALPEHDSQDAGPIVPKISGLERNQEKSQDCCKEPAFEPVVLKDPCPQVPQPLPQPQAEPQLRAPSPDPDLVPRTEAPPTAPPPSTQPPQGPPEAPLQPAPQPQVQRPPRPPSPTQLLHQHLPAVQAHPSSQGLPQPLSAYSSSLNLNSLSSSRSSTPAKTQPAAPHLSHHPSASPFPLSLPSHSPLHSFTPTLQAPTHAHHPNMFAPPTALPPPPPLTSGSLQVPGHPAASTYSEQDILRQELNTRFLASQSADRGASLGPPPYLRTEFHQHQHQHQHTHQHTHQHTHQHTFTPFPHAIPPTAIMRTPAPPMVRTPGRNLFHSYPPAVSGIPPMIPPTGPFGSLQGAFQPKTSNPIDVAARPGTVPHTLLQKDPRLTDPFRPMLREPGKWCAMHVHIAWQIYHQQQKVKKPMQSDPHKLDFGLKPEFLSRPPGPSLFGAIHHPHDLARPSTLFSASGAAHPTGTPFGPPPHHSNFLNPAAHLEPFNRPSTFTGLAAVGGNAFGGLGNPLVTPNNIVEKRHSSHPSPAPILPANALGHSRSATEQIRGHLNTEAREKDKPKERERDHPESRKDLAAEEHKAKEGPAPEKDGHGHEGRAPGEEAKQLVRAPSPYVRTPALDSARPGSTSGREAKPRKGERPAYENQRKSAEVKVKEERREEHELPAEPAQPPSAAEPPGAASGTHAGPLASVPMAVGVAGLHPMGGIGSLDRTRMMTPFMGLSPLPGGERFPYPSFHWDPMRDPLRDPYRELHVHRRDPLARDFLLCGDPLHRLSVAQLXEADRSFRDREPHDYSHHHHHHPPLAVDPRREHERAGHLDERERLHVLREDYEHPQLHAVHPASLDSHLPHPSLLTPGLPSMHYPRISPTAGHQNGLLNKTPPTAALSVPPPLISTLGGRPVSPRRTTPLSAEIRERPPSHTLKDIEAQ from the exons atgacaaatactgacactgcaCCCGGGGACTTG GCTTCAGATGCCAGCTCTGAAAAGCTCTTCAACACTGTAATTGTGAATAAAGATTCGGAGTTAGGTGTTGGCGCGCTGCCTGAACATGACAGCCAGGATGCAGGGCCAATTGTCCCCAAGATATCAGGTCTAGAGAGAAACCAGGAGAAGAGCCAAGACTGTTGCAAAGAGCCCGCCTTTGAGCCTGTGGTGCTTAAGGACCCCTGCCCTCAGGTCCCGCAGCCGCTGCCCCAGCCCCAGGCAGAGCCCCAGCTCCGAGCCCCTTCTCCAGACCCTGACTTGGTGCCACGCACAGAGGCCCCACCAACAGCCCCTCCTCCAAGTACGCAGCCCCCGCAGGGCCCTCCAGAGGCCCCACTGCAGCCCGCCCCACAGCCTCAGGTGCAGCGGCCACCCAGGCCACCGTCCCCCACCCAGCTGCTCCACCAGCACCTTCCTGCTGTGCAGGCCCACCCCTCGTCCCAGGGCCTGCCCCAGCCCCTGTCAGCCTACAGCAGCAGCCTGAACCTCAACAGTTTAAGCAGCAGCAGGAGCAGCACTCCGGCCAAGACTCAGCCCGCCGCCCCGCACCTCTCCCACCACCCCTCGGCCTCCCCGTTCCCCCTCTCCCTTCCCAGCCACAGCCCCCTGCACAGCTTCACCCCCACCCTCCAGGCCCCCACTCACGCACATCACCCCAATATGTTTGCCCCGCCCACTGCTTTGCCTCCGCCACCACCGCTGACGTCAGGGAGTCTGCAGGTCCCCGGACACCCTGCCGCAAGCACTTACTCAGAGCAAGACATCTTGCGGCAGGAACTGAACACGCGTTTTCTGGCCTCTCAGAGCGCGGACCGCGGGGCCTCCCTGGGCCCCCCGCCCTACCTGCGGACCGAGTTCCACCAGCACCAGCACCAGCACCAGCACACGCACCAGCACACGCACCAGCACACGCACCAGCACACCTTCACACCCTTCCCCCACGCCATCCCGCCCACCGCCATCATGCGGACGCCAGCACCTCCCATGGTGCGTACCCCAGGCAGAAATCTCTTCCACTCCTACCCTCCTGCAGTGTCGGGCATCCCCCCCATGATCCCACCCACGGGCCCTTTTGGTTCACTACAAGGAGCATTTCAGCCCAAGACATCCAACCCTATCGATGTTGCTGCTCGGCCTGGGACAGTCCCACACACTTTACTTCAGAAGGACCCGCGGTTGACAGATCCTTTCAGACCTATGTTAAGGGAACCAGGGAAGTGGTGCGCTATGCATGTTCACATCGCCTGGCAGATTTACCACCAACAACAGAAAGTCAAGAAGCCGATGCAGTCAGACCCACACAAGCTGGACTTCGGACTGAAGCCTGAGTTCCTGAGCCGCCCACCAGGCCCCAGTCTCTTTGGAGCCATCCACCACCCCCATGACCTGGCTCGACCTTCAACTTTGTTCTCTGCCTCTGGTGCTGCACACCCCACCGGGACCCCTTTTGGGCCACCTCCTCATCACAGCAACTTCCTCAACCCTGCTGCTCACCTGGAGCCTTTCAATCGTCCGTCCACCTTCACGGGCCTAGCAGCGGTTGGTGGCAATGCCTTCGGGGGACTTGGAAACCCGTTAGTTACTCCCAATAACAT CGTGGAGAAAAGACACTCCAGCCACCCCTCACCAGCACCTATCCTCCCGGCCAACGCCCTGGGACACAGCCGCAGCGCCACCGAGCAGATCAGGGGTCATTTGAACACAGAGGCTCGCGAGAAGGACAAAcccaaagagagggagagagaccacCCGGAGTCGCGGAAAGACCTGGCCGCAGAAGAGCACAAGGCCAAGGAGGGCCCGGCGCCCGAGAAGGACGGGCATGGCCACGAGGGCCGCGCCCCGGGCGAGGAGGCCAAGCAGCTGGTGCGCGCGCCGTCGCCCTACGTGCGAACCCCCGCGCTGGACAGTGCCCGGCCGGGCAGCACCTCAGGCCGCGAGGCCAAGCCGCGCAAGGGCGAACGA CCTGCCTATGAGAACCAGCGGAAGAGCGCCGAGGTCAAGGTCAAGGAGGAGCGCAGGGAGGAGCACGAGCTGCCTGCGGAGCCCGCGCAGCCACCGAGCGCCGCGGAGCCACCGGGCGCAGCCTCGGGTACCCACGCAGGCCCGCTGGCCTCGGTGCCCATGGCGGTGGGCGTGGCGGGCCTGCACCCCATGGGTGGCATCGGCAGCCTGGACCGGACCCGCATGATGACCCCCTTCATGGGCCTCAGCCCGCTCCCGGGTGGGGAGCGCTTCCCCTACCCGTCCTTCCACTGGGACCCCATGCGGGACCCGCTGAGGGACCCTTACCGCGAGCTCCACGTGCACCGCAGGGACCCGCTGGCCAGGGACTTCCTGCTGTGCGGCGACCCGCTGCACCGGCTGTCGGTCGCTCAGCTGTAGGAGGCCGACAGATCCTTCCGGGACCGCGAGCCGCACGACTAcagccaccaccatcaccaccacccgcCGCTGGCTGTGGACCCGCGGCGGGAGCACGAGCGGGCCGGCCACCTGGATGAGCGTGAGCGCCTGCACGTGCTGCGCGAGGACTACGAGCACCCGCAGCTGCACGCCGTGCACCCCGCCTCCCTGGACAGCCACCTGCCGCACCCCAGCCTCCTCACGCCGGGCCTCCCCAGCATGCACTACCCACGCATCAGCCCCACAGCGGGCCACCAGAACGGACTGCTCAACAAGACGCCCCCCACAGCAGCGCTGAGTGTGccgcccccactcatctccacgcTAGGGGGCCGCCCGGTGTCCCCACGCAGGACTACGCCTCTGTCTGCGGAGATCAGGGAGCGGCCGCCCTCCCACACTTTGAAGGACATCGAGGCGCAGTAA